The DNA sequence ACCGAAACTGCAAACCAATCGTCAATTTCCGCTTACACCCGGTACTACACCGGGCTTCGGTTTGATGGCCGTCATTAGCGGCTTCTGAATAGAATCTTTCCGGACCGAGTCTTTCCTGGGCCGGGCAGGTACCGGTGCACTGGGCTTGGCCGGCGTAACGGGGGGCAGGTAATTGGCCGCCTTTACTTTCTGATCCAGACGCGCAGCCTCCGTTTTGCGCTTCAGGTACCGCTCGGCTACCAGGGCCGCAACCGATGCAGCCGCGTCGCCCCCCCAGCCCGCGTTCTCGACGAACACGGCAATGGCAATTTTGGGGTTGTTCATCGGTGCGAAGCCGATAAAAATGGAGTGGTCGAACTTATGGCCCCGCTTGGCATTTTGCGAAGTCCCCGTTTTGCCGCACAGCTCCGTACCCGCAATGTTGGCCAGGGGCGTTACGGTACCATGCACCACAGCGCCCCGCATTCCATCGATCACGGGCAGGAAATACTGCCGGTCGATTCCCGTTTCGTGCCGCTCCAGGTACTCGGCCGGAACGCCGACACCCGGCTTACCAAACCCTTTGATGTAATGGGGCGTGATGTAATATCCCCGGTTAGCAATGGTAGCTGCCAGGTTCACCAGTTTGAGCGGACTGATCAGCAGTTCTCCCTCACCGATGCTCAGCGAATATACATTCGAAAATTTCCAGCGGTACTGGCCCCGGTACATTTTATCGTAATCATCAACCGTAGGCAGGTTACCCTTGAGTTCGCTGGGCAGATCGACCCCGAGCCGTTGCCCGATCCCGAACTTCTCGACCATATCGTGCCATTTTCGCAGCCCGACTGCCGAGGCCTTGAACGTATTGGTTTCGCCGTTGTGGTAGATGAGTTTGCGGAATACGTGGTAGAAATATGGGTTGCAGGAATACTGCACGGCACCCCGCAGGTTCTGACCACCGTGGCAGTGGCATCGCATGGGCGAGCCAGCATGGCCGTACACCATATTCGGCTCCAGCGATCCCTCCTGCTGCGCTACCAGCGCCTGAATCAACTTGAACGTAGAACCTGGGCGATAGCTGGCCATGATGGGCCGGTTGATGAGCGGTTTGTAAGGGTTCTTGATCAGGGCGCGGTAATTCTTGGAAAACGACCGGCTCGACAACAGATTCGGGTCGTAGGTCGGGGCCGAAACCGAAACCAGAATTTCACCCGACTCCGGCTCTACTGCCACCACCGATCCTACCTTGTTTACCATCAGACTGTCGGCGTAACGTTGAACCTCCACATCAATACCCGTAATGAGATTCTGGCCGGCAACGGCCAGTGTGTCAAACTCGCCGTTCTTCCAGGATCCTTTGTTCACACCCCGCACATTCTGCATCATGAATTTCACTCCGCGTTTGCCCCGCAGCTGTTCTTCATACTGCTCCTCCAGCCCATTGTGACCAACGTAATCGCCCTGGCGGTAGTATGGAATATCCTGATTGTCGAGTTGCTTCCGGCTGATCTCACTGACGTACCCCAGGGCGTTGGCCATGGTATGAGCCGGATAGGTCCGCATGGCGCTGATGACGGGTTCAAACCCGCGGTAGTCAACGAGAGCATCCTGAATACGGGCAAAATCTTCTTTCGAGAGCTGGCGCATGAATAGCGACGGCTTCAGGGCTGAATAGTTCTTGGCAAGCCCCATGATGCTGTCGAACTCCGACAGGGTAATGTTCATCATCCGGCAAAAAGCCGTCGTGTCGGGAATTCGTACCTGTTTAGGGGTTACATACAGGTCATAAACGGGCGTGTTGTAAACAAGAAGTTCATTGTTGCGGTCATAGATCTGCCCCCGATACGGTATTTCGACTACCCGTTTAATGGAGTTTTTGGAAGCGCCCAGCGAGTAAGTATCGTCCAGTACCTGTAGATAAAAGAGCCGGGCCAGGTACGCCAATCCGACAAGGCAAAAAACGCCGATGATAACCCACTTTCGATTCTCTAACATGAGACTCTTTCCTTAAATCCAAGCTACGCAGTCCAATCTCAAATCAAAGATAAGCAAAAGAGGCCGACTTTATTACCACCCCCGAGCGGTCGTTTTCACCCGGCACAGGTACATATCGGCCGTAATGTAGAGCGTAGACCCATCATCTCCCCAAGCGCAGTTGGCCGTGGCTCCGCCAATGTTGAGATGGCCCAGAAAGTCGCCCGCCGGTGACAATACCAGCACCCCGCCGGGTCCCGTTGCCCATAAATTACCGTCGAGATCGACTTTCATGCCGTCAAAGCCACCCGACAGACCCTGTTTCTTCAACCCTTCTGCGCCGAAAACCACCCGCCCTTTTCCGATGGAGCCATCTGCCTGCAGCGGATAGGCCATGATCAAAGGCCGCTCCGGATCGGACTGCGCCACGTATAACGTTTTCTGATCGGGCGAGAAAGCAATACCATTGGGTCGGGTCAGCTCGTTGGTCAACAGAGTGACCTGTCCCATGCGGGCAGTCCCATCTGCCATTGCGGGCGCAATTCGGTAGACCCCGAAATCGGTGGTTTCGCGGCTGGGATCTTTTTCTTTCTGAGGTAGCCCGTAGGGAGGATCGGTAAAGTAGTAGCTGCCGTTTTTGTGCACGACTACATCATTAGGGCTGTTGAAACGCTTGCCCTGGTAGTTATCCGCCAGCGTTCGCTTGCCGCCCAGGCCGCTCAGGGGCATGGCCGTAACTCGCCGGTCGCCATGCTCACAGGCGATGAGCTGCCCGCTGGCGTCAATCGTGAGTCCGTTGGAACCAGGCTCGTCACCGTAAGTCCCAAGTCCGGTATAGCCCGATGGTTTCAGGAACGGCGACACACCTCCCTTCTCGGTCCACTTAAAGATAGTATTCTGCGGTACGTCGGAAAAGAGCAGATACGCACCCTGCCCGTCGCCCCGGTCTTTGACCCACAGGGGGCCTTCTGTCCACATAAACCCCGTTGCCAGTACTTCGATACGGGCGTCTTTGGGAATAAGTTTATCCAGCCGGGGGTCGGTCCGGGTAATCTGGCCGATGGATGGATAGGGCGTTTGAGCAAGGGCTGGAGTAAGCGCAGCACCCAGCAACGCAGTCAGCAGGCATAGTTTTGCGGTCATCGTAGTCAGTCAGGAATAGTGGGTAGTCAGTACTCAACGCTATAAGCCCGGAACGGCATTCCGCTACTCCACCCGTATCGTGCTCACGGCCACGCCCGGCATACCAGTGGTGGTAACCCCCTCCACCCGGATGCGTACGGTCGTTTT is a window from the Spirosoma rigui genome containing:
- a CDS encoding SMP-30/gluconolactonase/LRE family protein, whose protein sequence is MTAKLCLLTALLGAALTPALAQTPYPSIGQITRTDPRLDKLIPKDARIEVLATGFMWTEGPLWVKDRGDGQGAYLLFSDVPQNTIFKWTEKGGVSPFLKPSGYTGLGTYGDEPGSNGLTIDASGQLIACEHGDRRVTAMPLSGLGGKRTLADNYQGKRFNSPNDVVVHKNGSYYFTDPPYGLPQKEKDPSRETTDFGVYRIAPAMADGTARMGQVTLLTNELTRPNGIAFSPDQKTLYVAQSDPERPLIMAYPLQADGSIGKGRVVFGAEGLKKQGLSGGFDGMKVDLDGNLWATGPGGVLVLSPAGDFLGHLNIGGATANCAWGDDGSTLYITADMYLCRVKTTARGW
- a CDS encoding peptidoglycan D,D-transpeptidase FtsI family protein — translated: MLENRKWVIIGVFCLVGLAYLARLFYLQVLDDTYSLGASKNSIKRVVEIPYRGQIYDRNNELLVYNTPVYDLYVTPKQVRIPDTTAFCRMMNITLSEFDSIMGLAKNYSALKPSLFMRQLSKEDFARIQDALVDYRGFEPVISAMRTYPAHTMANALGYVSEISRKQLDNQDIPYYRQGDYVGHNGLEEQYEEQLRGKRGVKFMMQNVRGVNKGSWKNGEFDTLAVAGQNLITGIDVEVQRYADSLMVNKVGSVVAVEPESGEILVSVSAPTYDPNLLSSRSFSKNYRALIKNPYKPLINRPIMASYRPGSTFKLIQALVAQQEGSLEPNMVYGHAGSPMRCHCHGGQNLRGAVQYSCNPYFYHVFRKLIYHNGETNTFKASAVGLRKWHDMVEKFGIGQRLGVDLPSELKGNLPTVDDYDKMYRGQYRWKFSNVYSLSIGEGELLISPLKLVNLAATIANRGYYITPHYIKGFGKPGVGVPAEYLERHETGIDRQYFLPVIDGMRGAVVHGTVTPLANIAGTELCGKTGTSQNAKRGHKFDHSIFIGFAPMNNPKIAIAVFVENAGWGGDAAASVAALVAERYLKRKTEAARLDQKVKAANYLPPVTPAKPSAPVPARPRKDSVRKDSIQKPLMTAIKPKPGVVPGVSGN